The DNA window CAGAACGCTCCCGCCGAGACCGACCCCGCGCCCAAGGCGCGCACGCCGCGCACAGGCACCAAGCAGGCGAAGCTGATCGAGATGCTCCGCACCGAGGGCGGCGCGACCATCGACGAGATGGTCGCGGCCTTGGACTGGAGACCGCATACGGTGAGGGGTGCGCTTGCCGGCGCGCTCAAGCAAAAGCTCGGCCTGACCATCACCTCCGAGAAGGTTGACGGAAGGGGCCGCGTCTACACCATCCGCGACTGACGCTCCGCACCGAAACGGACTGAAGGCCGCCGTCCACCCTCGGGCGGCGGTGTCTCATTCTGCACTCCGGATCCGGATCGCCTCGAACAGTCGCCGCAGCAGGTAGCCGCGCGCCAGCGAGACACCGACGAAGGCGAGGCCGATGGTCAGATGCTCCGCGAGCCCGGTCTCGATGCCGAACCACGGGAACACGATGATCTGCGTGGCGATGGCCAGCACATAGCCGACCACGACATTCGTCACGGCCTCGACCATAGACATGATCCGGCTCTGCTTCATCTCAGCCTCTCCGGCAGGCTTTCCAGAAACGCCCTCACGAACTCCGCCGCGAGCGGCGGCACGATCGCATTGCCGTAGCCCCGCAGCAGCCCCATGCGGCGGGGTATCCCATCAGCCAGCGGGAATGTTCCGGGCTCAACGGGCCGCCAGCGGTCGTCGCGGCAGAGGAGCCAATCCGGATCTCGCCAGACGCCGTCCGTCGCGCTGGCGCCGGCCAGGTCGGCGTCGTGGTCGACCAGCCCGCCAGCCAGACCTGTCGGCCGAGCAGCGCGTTGATCGGCACCGCCGGGCATTCCGATCCGTCCTTGTGATCCCGCGCAGAAGCCGTGGCCCAGCCCGCCTCCCTCCATGGCGACGGCGCCGAAGAACAGTCGCTGGCGGATATGCGGGGCGCCGATACCCGCAGCCGGCAGATCGGCCGCCGCGACGGCGTAAGATGCTGCTTCCAGCGCATCCGCCAGAGCGTCGAACCACGCCCAGCCAGCCGGACCCTCAGCCGCTGCGCGAGCCGCGCCGCAAACCGGTCCGAGCACTGCCGCGCTCGCGACCTGCTCGCCGAAGACGATGTTCGGCCGGCAGGCTGCGACGAGTTGCAGGAAAGCGGGGGCGAGATGGCGGTCATCGTCCTGTCCCTTGCGCTGTCCGGCGACGCTGAACGGCTGGCACGGCGGCGAGCCGGTCCAGACGGACAGATCCTCGGCCACGCCGGCGAGGCGCAGCGCGTAGGGCCAGCCGCCGATCCCGGCGAAGAAATGGCATTGCATGAAGCCGCGCAGATCGGCCGGCTCCACGTCCATGATGGAGCGCCCGTCCACCTCGCCCCTGGGCAGGAGCCCAGCGGCGATCAGCTCCCGCAACCAGGCGCAGGCGGCGGGATCGGCATCGTTGTAGTAGACGGACATCACGCGGCGGCGTCGGCCTTGTCGCCCAGCCGCTCGGCCTTCACCTGAGCGAAGCTCCGGCCCTCGCCGTCGAGGATCGCGTCCTTGCCGGTCTCGGCCTGCCAGCGCGCCACGGTGACATCGACATAGGCCGGGCTGATCTCCATCGCAAAGACCCGCCGACCGTTGGCCTCGCCTGCCATGATCTGCGAACCGGACCCCGAGAAGGGCTCGTAGCAGAGCCGGCCCCGCGCCACATGCTGGCGCATCGGGATCCCGAACGCGTCGAGTGGCTTCGGCGTCGGGTGGTCGGGCCGCTCGTCCTTGGCGAAGCTGGGCAGCGCCCATGTCGATGGGAGCGTTTCCTCGGCCACCTTCGGCGGCCGGTTCGGGCGGCGCCAGCCCATGAAGCAGGGCTCGTGCTTCCAGAGGTAATGCGACCGGGTCAGAACGCCGCGGTCCTTTACCCAGATGATCTGCTGGTGCACGAAGGCTCCCGCCTTTTCCCAGCAGGCCTCCAGCATCGCCTGGCGCCGCGAGGCGTGCCAGCAGTACCAGGCGGCGTCCTCGGTGATCGCCTCGGCCACGGCCGCCGCGATGAAGCCGTCGTAGAGCTCGGCGCCCTGCGAGCTGTCGTCCCAGGTCGTGCCGTAGGACGCCGACCAGTCCTTGTTGCGGGTCGGATGGTTCGAGCCGTCGTAATCGACGAGATACGGCGGGTCCGTCGCGAACAGCACGGCACGCTCGCCGTTCATCAGGCGGCGGACATCGTCGTGGCTGGTGCTGTCGCCGCACAGCAGCCGGTGATCGCCGAGGATCCACAGGTCGCCGGTCCGCGACGCCGGGTTGCGCGGCGGCTCGGGGATGGTCACCGGCGGCACAGAGCCCCCTGCGCCACCCTCTTCACCGCCCCCCTCGGGCACGTAGGCCAGCAGCTTGTCGAGCTCGCCATCGGAGAACCCCACCAGCGACAGGTCGAAGTCTTCGGCCAGCAACTCGTTCAACTCGGCCGACAGCAGCGCTTCGTCCCATGTCCCGAGTTCAGTCAATTTATTGTCGGCCAGACGATAGGCCCGGCGCTGCGCCTCGGTCAGATGCCCGAGCACGATGACGGGCGCTTCGGTCAGGCCAAGCTGTGTCGCGGCCAGCACGCGCCCATGGCCCGCGATTAGCTCGCCGTCCTCGCCGACGAGGCAGGGCACGGTCCAGCCAAATTCGGCCATGCTGGCGGCGAGCTTCGCAACCTGGTCGGCACCGTGCAGCTTCGCGTTCTTCGCGTAAGGCTGCAGGCGCGCAAGCGGCCATTGCTCAATCCGCTCGGGGGCAAAGCTCAGCGTCATCGGCAGGTCGGTCCTTCGGATCAGGGTGGATTCCCTTGGCTTCCGGTCTCCGGGGTCCAGACTGGACTCCACGCGGGGTCCAGCGGCCACCAAGGGTGTCCAGCTTCAAAGGCTTGATTTTGCGGTGTTTCAGGCGGGTTCAGGCGGCGCTGGCTTCCGGGTGGCTTCCGGGTGGCTTCCCAAAAATCCGGCCCTGTCGCTGGCGATGTCCCGCGCTTCGCCCGCCAGCATACGAATATCGCCAGGAAGGAACCAAGAACTCAATGGGTTAGCCCATCGGACCCCGGCTGGACCCTTCGCTGGACCCCGGAAGCCAGCGGCGCGGCCTCTGCCTGCGCGCTCCTCTCCCGAGCATATTCGTTTTCTAGCGGCCTCGTCGAAATGTGTAAGGCCCTGCGATGTACACCCGAAAATTTCCTCAGAGGACGATTGTTCTTGACAGCCGGTTGGCGTTCTCGATGACGAACTGCTGCGAGCGCCGGGGCGACGGCACGCGACCGTTCAGCCGCCAGGTGATCACCGCAAGGCCGTATTGCCATCGCTTGGTCGCGGCCGTGCGCGACAGACCGAACTGCCAGCTGATCGGCTTCCACGCCATCCCGTCGGCGCGGACCCAGAGCAGGCGTGCGTCCTCGGGCTCGAGCCAGCGTAGCCAGAGCATCGCCTCCTCGGCCTGCGTGATCTGACGCGGGCTGGGCCTCGGGCGACGCATCTGCGGCTCCTGACCGACCTTGTCGGCGAAGCTGTGGAAATACTCGGGCCATGCGTTGAAGAAGCCCTGCGGCATCACGCCCGGCATCTGCCGCATCACGCCCGCCGCGAGCTCCAGCCGATCCTGCACTTGTGCTGTGGTCCACTCACCCATGACGCGCCTCCCGTTCCCGCTTGCCGTAGAGCCGCTCGCCGAGCTGGCGAACCAGTTCGCGCTCGGGCCAGGTCAGGCGGTCGTCGTCGATGGCGACGGCCAGCAGGCCCTGTTCCTTCCAGCCGTCGCGCTTGACCTCGTCGGGGTTGCGGCGGTGACCGCCATAACCCTTGGGCGTGAACCGCATGCCGCTCATTGCACACCTCCCCGGGTCTCCAGCGCCCAGAGCAGGATCGCGATGGCGTCGGCCTCGTTGTCGTCGGCGGGCGAGAAGCCGCGCGCCCGCGCGGCCGCCATCATGGCGTCCTTGTTCGCGTTGCCCTTGCCGGTGGCGTGGCGCTTGATGGTGCCGACCGGCACGCCCTCGTAGGGAATGCCGCGCAATTCTGCCCATGCGGTCAGCGTGGCCATCAGCCCGCCATAGACGTGGGCGGCATCGGTCGCGGCATGGCGGCGGACCTCTTCGAACCAAATGGCTGTGACGGGCCCAGACAGCCGGTCGATCTCGGTGAGCCAGTTGGTGAACCGCAGATACCGCATGCCGCCACCGTCGAGGCGGCCGGGGCGGAAGGACGCCGTGCCGGATGTGATCAGCCCATCGATGCCGTGCAGCGCCCATCCCGTCGTGGTGCCGAGGTCGAGCGCCAGCATCACCCGGTTGGCGCGGACGACGGGCCGCAGATCGGGGATTGCCTCGCGGCTGGAGGTGGCGAGAGTCAGGTCAGCCATGGGTGGTCTCCTCTTCTGGTTGGCTGCTCGGGTGGAAGACGACGGCGGTCTGGTGCTTGGCGGTACGGGGCCGCCGTCGTCGGATCGGAATGTGCAGGGAGCGTCGGAGCCCGCGCGCGGACACCCTCGACGTATGGGAGGCGAGGCCAAACCTGCC is part of the Paracoccus stylophorae genome and encodes:
- a CDS encoding DUF7220 family protein, which translates into the protein MKQSRIMSMVEAVTNVVVGYVLAIATQIIVFPWFGIETGLAEHLTIGLAFVGVSLARGYLLRRLFEAIRIRSAE
- a CDS encoding DNA cytosine methyltransferase, with protein sequence MSVYYNDADPAACAWLRELIAAGLLPRGEVDGRSIMDVEPADLRGFMQCHFFAGIGGWPYALRLAGVAEDLSVWTGSPPCQPFSVAGQRKGQDDDRHLAPAFLQLVAACRPNIVFGEQVASAAVLGPVCGAARAAAEGPAGWAWFDALADALEAASYAVAAADLPAAGIGAPHIRQRLFFGAVAMEGGGLGHGFCAGSQGRIGMPGGADQRAARPTGLAGGLVDHDADLAGASATDGVWRDPDWLLCRDDRWRPVEPGTFPLADGIPRRMGLLRGYGNAIVPPLAAEFVRAFLESLPERLR
- a CDS encoding site-specific DNA-methyltransferase; its protein translation is MTLSFAPERIEQWPLARLQPYAKNAKLHGADQVAKLAASMAEFGWTVPCLVGEDGELIAGHGRVLAATQLGLTEAPVIVLGHLTEAQRRAYRLADNKLTELGTWDEALLSAELNELLAEDFDLSLVGFSDGELDKLLAYVPEGGGEEGGAGGSVPPVTIPEPPRNPASRTGDLWILGDHRLLCGDSTSHDDVRRLMNGERAVLFATDPPYLVDYDGSNHPTRNKDWSASYGTTWDDSSQGAELYDGFIAAAVAEAITEDAAWYCWHASRRQAMLEACWEKAGAFVHQQIIWVKDRGVLTRSHYLWKHEPCFMGWRRPNRPPKVAEETLPSTWALPSFAKDERPDHPTPKPLDAFGIPMRQHVARGRLCYEPFSGSGSQIMAGEANGRRVFAMEISPAYVDVTVARWQAETGKDAILDGEGRSFAQVKAERLGDKADAAA
- a CDS encoding DUF6362 family protein → MGEWTTAQVQDRLELAAGVMRQMPGVMPQGFFNAWPEYFHSFADKVGQEPQMRRPRPSPRQITQAEEAMLWLRWLEPEDARLLWVRADGMAWKPISWQFGLSRTAATKRWQYGLAVITWRLNGRVPSPRRSQQFVIENANRLSRTIVL